One window of the Lactobacillus sp. PV034 genome contains the following:
- a CDS encoding YueI family protein — MSESLNDRLQQAASGVTPQTKPDERRKFLGSLRERTYLRMTVAQTQNPKLQQLFLEHIDDYRPYSILINGKMPQTNFVNKVMQACSHNNIKFTLINDQTAKNEPDATGILVVAKDAINRYRIEIDQVYAPSIEVADKLDNSQPKKHSFFRKLFRKGN; from the coding sequence ATGAGTGAATCGTTAAATGATCGACTACAACAAGCTGCTTCAGGTGTCACACCTCAAACTAAACCTGATGAACGCCGTAAGTTTTTAGGTTCTTTAAGAGAAAGAACCTATTTACGAATGACCGTAGCACAAACTCAAAATCCAAAATTACAGCAACTTTTTTTAGAGCATATAGATGACTATCGTCCCTATAGTATTTTAATTAATGGTAAGATGCCGCAAACTAATTTTGTAAATAAAGTGATGCAGGCATGCTCTCATAATAATATTAAATTTACTCTTATCAATGATCAGACCGCAAAAAATGAACCTGATGCAACTGGTATTTTAGTAGTGGCCAAAGATGCCATTAATCGTTATCGGATTGAAATCGATCAAGTATATGCTCCTTCTATTGAAGTGGCAGACAAATTAGATAATTCTCAGCCCAAGAAACATAGTTTCTTTAGAAAACTTTTTAGAAAAGGAAATTAA